One Pogoniulus pusillus isolate bPogPus1 chromosome 22, bPogPus1.pri, whole genome shotgun sequence DNA segment encodes these proteins:
- the PURA gene encoding LOW QUALITY PROTEIN: transcriptional activator protein Pur-alpha (The sequence of the model RefSeq protein was modified relative to this genomic sequence to represent the inferred CDS: inserted 9 bases in 7 codons; deleted 4 bases in 4 codons; substituted 2 bases at 2 genomic stop codons) has product MADRDSGSEQGGGGGGAAGAGGPGSGXGGGGGGGGGPGGGLQHETQELASKRVDIQNKRFXLDVKQNAKGRFLKIAEVGAGGNKSRLTLSMSVAVRVPRLPGDFIEHXPSWGPXQPPELAQAADEPRRALXSEFLVRENRKYXMDLKENQRGRFLRVRQTVNRGPGXGSTQGQTIALPAQGLIEFRDALAKLIDDXGVEEEPAELPEGTSLTVDNKRFFFDVGSNKYGVFMRVSEVKPTYRNSITVPYKVWXKFGHTFCKYSDEMKKIQEKQRDKRAAAAAAPQWRRG; this is encoded by the exons ATGGCGGACAGAGACAGCGGCAGCGAgcagggcggcggcggc gggggcgcGGCGGGCGCCGGGGGGCCGGGctcggg cggcggcggcggcggaggcggcggcggcccgGGCGGCGGCCTGCAGCATGAGACG CAGGAGCTGGCCTCCAAGCGGGTGGACATCCAGAACAAGCGCT ACCTGGACGTGAAGCAGAACGCCAAGGGCCGCTTCCTCAAGATCGCCGAGGTGGGGGCGGGCGGCAACAAGAGCCGCCTGACCCTCTCCATGTCCGTGGCCGTCCGAGTTCCGCGACTACCTGGTGACTTCATCGAGCACTAGCCCAGCTGGGGCCC GCAGCCCCCCGAGCTGGCGCAGGCGGCCGACGAGCCCCGGCGGGCGCTCTAGAGCGAATTCCTGGTGCGGGAGAACCGCAAGT TCATGGATCTGAAGGAGAACCAGCGCGGGCGCTTCCTCCGTGTCCGCCAGACCGTCAACCGCGGCCCGG TGGGCTCCACGCAGGGCCAGACCATCGCCCTGCCGGCCCAGGGCCTGATCGAGTTCCGCGACGCCCTGGCCAAACTCATCGACG ACGGGGTGGAGGAGGAGCCGGCCGAGCTGCCCGAGGGCACC TCCTTGACTGTGGACAACAAGCGCTTCTTTTTCGACGTGGGCTCCAACAAGTACGGCGTCTTCATGCGGGTCAGCGAGGTG AAGCCCACCTACCGCAACTCCATCACCGTCCCCTACAAGGTCT GCAAGTTCGGCCACACCTTCTGCAAGTACTCGGACGAGATGAAGAAGATCCAGGAGAAGCAGCGGGACAagcgcgccgccgccgccgccgccccccagTGGCGCCGGGGCTGA